The Microbacterium paraoxydans genome includes a window with the following:
- a CDS encoding P22 phage major capsid protein family protein: protein MANQFITPDVIARRALAALYDQLDVMPLYHTDLTQEFTSQKVGDTINVKKPASFEAKIFNRANGIELQDATEDTIPVKLDHIADVSFAVTAEDLTLEIGAFDEQLITPATQALAKHVNVAALSLRDEITQEVGSGSTAAWDTPEVLADAGMILDTHDVPMTERAAIIGPRMYNAWLKNELIKQADKSGSTEALRQGSVGRDVFGFETFKSNLIAGPAANPATGAPTTEVGMAFHKSAFAYASAPLAVSPGSNGAVVSYRGISIRVVYDYDIKYKQTVVSLDTLYGVKTLDPNRAVLLKGADKA from the coding sequence ATGGCAAACCAGTTCATCACCCCCGACGTCATCGCGCGCCGGGCGCTCGCGGCGCTGTACGACCAGCTGGACGTCATGCCGCTGTACCACACCGACCTCACGCAGGAGTTCACCTCCCAGAAGGTCGGCGACACGATCAACGTGAAGAAGCCCGCGAGCTTCGAGGCGAAGATCTTCAACCGTGCAAACGGTATCGAGCTGCAGGACGCGACCGAGGACACCATCCCGGTCAAGCTCGACCACATCGCCGATGTGTCGTTCGCGGTCACGGCCGAGGACCTCACCCTTGAGATCGGCGCGTTCGACGAGCAGCTGATCACGCCCGCGACGCAGGCGCTCGCGAAGCACGTCAACGTCGCGGCCCTGTCGCTGCGCGACGAGATCACTCAGGAGGTCGGCTCCGGCTCGACCGCCGCATGGGACACCCCCGAGGTGCTCGCCGACGCCGGCATGATCCTCGACACGCACGACGTGCCGATGACGGAGCGTGCCGCGATCATCGGACCGCGCATGTACAACGCCTGGCTCAAGAACGAGCTCATCAAGCAGGCCGACAAGTCCGGCTCGACCGAGGCGCTCCGCCAGGGTTCGGTCGGCCGCGACGTCTTCGGCTTCGAGACGTTCAAGTCGAACCTCATCGCCGGACCCGCTGCGAACCCCGCGACCGGCGCCCCGACGACCGAGGTCGGCATGGCGTTCCACAAGAGCGCGTTCGCCTACGCCTCGGCCCCGCTCGCGGTCAGCCCCGGCTCGAACGGTGCGGTGGTCTCGTACCGCGGCATCAGCATCCGCGTGGTCTACGACTACGACATCAAGTACAAGCAGACCGTGGTCTCGCTCGACACGCTGTACGGCGTGAAGACGCTCGACCCGAACCGCGCGGTCCTGCTCAAGGGCGCCGACAAGGCGTAA
- a CDS encoding DUF7882 family protein → MGRFIYEGDQKIEIDDRALAHIQLVITTKLRRGEPFGFTWKQDASVGGGRTTVWIHPGSNLTFKYSQGRQPAVSRAWVDALAFTANSPTGLYLVPEPPAGKQLDPSAGAAEIN, encoded by the coding sequence GTGGGCCGCTTCATTTACGAAGGTGACCAGAAGATCGAAATCGACGATCGTGCCCTCGCCCATATCCAGCTCGTCATCACCACCAAGCTCCGCCGCGGCGAACCGTTCGGGTTCACATGGAAGCAGGACGCCAGCGTTGGCGGCGGCCGCACCACGGTCTGGATTCACCCCGGCAGCAACCTGACTTTCAAGTACTCCCAGGGGCGTCAGCCCGCAGTGAGCAGGGCGTGGGTGGATGCGCTCGCCTTCACCGCGAACTCCCCCACCGGCTTGTACCTTGTCCCGGAGCCGCCCGCCGGGAAGCAGCTCGACCCGTCGGCCGGAGCCGCGGAAATCAACTAG
- a CDS encoding Rho termination factor N-terminal domain-containing protein, with amino-acid sequence MRIIHPRPQLGRQRDLGVEFRDGVATVESLHPERELALRQHGYTIEADPEVAAPFQEALGEPIIDLTSLTVPQLRDIAEVEGIELPAKARKDEIVEILASTSAPIPGATRNDDGSWTIEGPPVDEADIANGPFGTATTVDGTVIGDGKTIATLPVFEG; translated from the coding sequence ATGCGCATCATCCACCCCCGCCCGCAGCTCGGCCGCCAGCGCGACCTCGGCGTCGAGTTCCGCGACGGCGTCGCCACCGTCGAGTCGCTGCACCCCGAGCGCGAACTCGCTCTCCGCCAGCACGGCTACACGATCGAGGCCGACCCCGAGGTCGCGGCCCCCTTCCAGGAAGCGCTCGGCGAGCCGATCATCGACCTCACCTCGCTCACCGTCCCGCAGCTGCGGGACATCGCGGAGGTCGAGGGCATCGAACTGCCGGCGAAGGCCCGCAAGGACGAGATCGTGGAGATCCTCGCGAGCACGTCCGCCCCGATCCCCGGCGCGACCCGCAACGACGACGGCTCCTGGACCATCGAGGGCCCGCCGGTCGACGAGGCCGACATCGCGAACGGGCCGTTCGGCACCGCGACCACGGTCGACGGCACGGTGATCGGCGATGGCAAGACGATCGCGACCCTGCCTGTCTTCGAGGGGTAA
- a CDS encoding phage tail tape measure protein, which yields MYDAGAIVFNIRAAGAALFRQDMTEAEKAAERLGRTVDTAASKTEQLGSKQETAGQKARRLAQEQAAAEKAAREYADAQEHVGKVLVTAGAAVVATTGLTVKAAMDWQSAWAGVTKTVEGTPEELAAVEQGLRDLTGVLPASHDEIAAVAEAAGQLGVKTQDVVGFTRTMVDLGETTNLTSDQAATALAQLMNIMGTAGEDVDRLGSTIVALGNDGASTEAEIVTMAQRIAGSGKLVGATEGEVLALANALASMGVTAELGGGVASRVLQDLYSAVQTGGDKLAGFADVAGVSASEFAAAFRDDPVRAMGAFATGLNGVEASGGNVVQTLNDLGFKSTEEQRILLQLKSSGDLLTDSLELQNTAWQENSALSQEAAKRYETVESQLGIMRNRITDAAIDLGSVFLPVIAEVADAVGDFASGIASLPAPLQEAIAVGGLLIGAITLVGGTAMIAVPKVASLWGQIQLLTASGTRAGSALRGVAGFLGGPWGVALVAATAVMVAYNNAMEAGIPAQEDVTNAILSTAAASDKLGGAIQKNQFFPQVDDSTRELLEDLPSLLEQSAEAADNWVVGLAKSSTASDNAFDAIDRYGEGLAALAATNMPAAAKGFRELVDEQNLTDEQAEELLRKMPKLREALLGLANGNGEAATETDLLNMLLEESAEVSQSAARGYIDAADGASQLEGELQELLDLLNEANNVGQDAITTNIDYQNALADVDETIKNARDGVEGYAITLDQGTQAGRDNMSMLVGLAQDAWNAAEAQYALDGNTDAYRQRLEDSRQALLDRINELGLSGDAAEALADQIMQIPSETEWKVIAETAQAQVAIDNFVNRNGQKTINVWVNPRVQSMNDAFAGYLNSKGFKNADGNVVRYFANGGVEHHVAQIARAGDVRIWAEDETGGESYIPHAPSKRARSEQIMAETARILGGTYIPGDARAFANGSPVTGGGAETSPVVALLERIAAKLNRPNVTLVNPVTRDPMQDAWEAAQIGGPDV from the coding sequence ATGTACGACGCCGGAGCGATCGTATTCAACATCCGGGCAGCGGGAGCGGCCCTGTTCCGCCAGGACATGACGGAGGCCGAGAAGGCCGCTGAGCGTCTCGGGCGCACGGTCGACACCGCGGCGTCGAAGACGGAGCAGCTCGGCTCGAAGCAGGAGACGGCGGGCCAGAAGGCCCGCCGTCTCGCGCAGGAGCAGGCCGCAGCGGAGAAGGCCGCCCGCGAGTACGCCGACGCGCAAGAGCACGTCGGGAAGGTGCTCGTCACCGCGGGAGCGGCAGTTGTTGCGACGACCGGTCTCACGGTCAAGGCCGCGATGGACTGGCAGTCCGCGTGGGCCGGTGTCACGAAGACCGTCGAAGGTACCCCGGAGGAACTCGCCGCCGTTGAGCAGGGTCTCCGGGACCTTACCGGCGTCCTGCCCGCGTCGCACGACGAGATCGCGGCCGTCGCGGAAGCCGCTGGCCAGCTGGGTGTGAAGACACAGGACGTCGTCGGCTTCACCCGCACAATGGTCGACCTCGGCGAGACGACGAACCTCACCTCGGACCAGGCCGCGACCGCGCTCGCCCAGCTCATGAACATCATGGGTACCGCGGGCGAGGACGTCGACCGGCTCGGGTCCACGATCGTCGCGCTCGGCAACGACGGCGCCTCCACCGAGGCCGAGATCGTCACGATGGCGCAGCGCATCGCAGGGTCGGGCAAGCTCGTCGGCGCGACCGAGGGAGAAGTACTCGCCCTCGCGAACGCCCTCGCCTCGATGGGTGTCACCGCCGAGCTCGGTGGCGGCGTCGCGTCCCGCGTCCTCCAGGACCTGTACTCCGCAGTGCAGACCGGCGGCGACAAGCTCGCCGGATTCGCCGACGTCGCGGGCGTCTCCGCCTCCGAGTTCGCCGCGGCGTTCCGGGACGACCCGGTGCGCGCGATGGGCGCATTCGCGACAGGCCTCAACGGCGTCGAAGCCTCGGGTGGGAACGTCGTGCAGACGCTCAACGACCTCGGCTTCAAGTCCACCGAAGAGCAGCGCATCCTGCTGCAGCTCAAGTCGTCCGGCGACCTTCTCACGGACTCACTCGAGCTGCAGAACACGGCGTGGCAGGAGAACTCTGCCCTGTCGCAGGAGGCCGCGAAGCGATACGAGACGGTCGAGTCGCAGCTCGGCATCATGCGCAACCGCATCACCGACGCCGCGATCGACCTCGGATCCGTGTTCCTCCCGGTGATCGCCGAGGTCGCGGACGCAGTGGGCGACTTCGCGTCGGGCATCGCTTCCCTGCCTGCCCCGCTCCAGGAAGCGATCGCCGTCGGCGGTCTTCTCATCGGGGCCATCACCCTCGTCGGCGGCACCGCCATGATCGCCGTGCCGAAGGTCGCCTCCCTGTGGGGGCAGATCCAGCTACTCACGGCCAGTGGCACCCGCGCCGGATCCGCTCTCCGCGGCGTGGCCGGGTTCCTCGGTGGCCCGTGGGGTGTTGCCCTCGTGGCAGCGACGGCCGTCATGGTGGCGTACAACAACGCCATGGAGGCGGGAATCCCCGCCCAAGAGGACGTCACGAACGCGATCCTGTCCACAGCCGCAGCGTCGGACAAGCTGGGCGGCGCGATCCAGAAGAACCAGTTCTTCCCGCAGGTCGATGACTCCACGCGCGAGCTGCTCGAAGACCTCCCATCGCTCCTGGAACAGTCCGCCGAAGCCGCAGATAACTGGGTCGTTGGGCTCGCCAAGTCCTCGACCGCATCCGACAACGCCTTTGATGCGATCGACCGGTACGGCGAAGGACTCGCAGCTCTCGCGGCGACGAATATGCCCGCCGCAGCGAAAGGCTTCCGCGAGCTCGTTGACGAGCAGAACCTCACCGACGAGCAGGCAGAGGAACTGCTCCGCAAGATGCCGAAGCTTCGCGAGGCGCTCCTTGGCCTTGCGAACGGCAACGGCGAAGCAGCCACCGAAACCGACCTACTCAACATGCTCCTCGAGGAGAGCGCGGAGGTGTCGCAGTCTGCTGCGCGCGGGTACATCGATGCTGCGGACGGTGCGTCGCAGCTCGAAGGCGAACTCCAGGAGCTGCTCGATCTCCTCAACGAGGCGAACAATGTCGGCCAGGACGCGATCACCACGAACATCGACTACCAGAACGCGCTCGCGGACGTCGACGAGACGATCAAGAATGCGCGCGACGGTGTCGAGGGGTATGCGATCACCCTCGATCAGGGCACGCAGGCCGGCCGCGACAACATGAGCATGCTCGTCGGCCTCGCGCAGGACGCGTGGAACGCCGCCGAAGCGCAGTATGCGCTCGATGGAAACACTGACGCCTACCGGCAGCGACTCGAAGACTCCCGTCAGGCGCTCCTCGACCGCATCAACGAGCTCGGGCTATCGGGAGACGCCGCTGAGGCTCTTGCTGACCAAATCATGCAGATCCCGTCCGAGACCGAATGGAAGGTGATCGCCGAGACCGCGCAGGCGCAGGTCGCCATCGACAATTTCGTTAACCGGAACGGTCAGAAGACGATCAACGTCTGGGTCAATCCGCGGGTGCAGTCGATGAACGACGCCTTCGCCGGGTACTTGAACTCGAAAGGGTTCAAGAATGCAGACGGCAACGTGGTCCGGTACTTCGCCAACGGCGGGGTCGAGCACCATGTCGCCCAGATCGCGAGGGCGGGTGACGTCCGGATCTGGGCGGAGGACGAGACCGGCGGTGAGTCATACATCCCCCACGCGCCTTCCAAGCGGGCGCGCTCGGAACAGATCATGGCGGAGACCGCGCGGATCCTTGGCGGGACTTACATTCCCGGCGACGCTCGGGCATTTGCGAACGGCTCGCCGGTTACCGGTGGCGGCGCCGAAACTTCCCCGGTCGTCGCTCTGCTCGAGCGGATCGCCGCGAAGCTCAACCGCCCGAACGTGACGCTCGTGAACCCGGTCACCCGTGACCCGATGCAGGACGCGTGGGAAGCCGCGCAGATCGGTGGTCCAGATGTATAG
- a CDS encoding phage minor capsid protein yields MAVYVPDPDGIPADELIELLGWELAERFTDAENVMLAEVARRARQIILLEAAGIEAADEVARMRVSQELSMERALAYRALQDLARDVVRDIRDRGLAEWLIDIAAKEGEAAAAARLQLARRIPGRVFPGSALQAVGALTLDLSSRLEALEQRILRFPQDVYQQVISETAPRVLLGAENYVLNQRTAVQRFLDRGVTGFVDQSGRRWTIGAYAEMAGRTASARAWNDASVWRMQQAGLNLVTVQGGFDACRKCAPWIGKVLSTDGTTGTITLPHATQDRTLTITIHGTVEQARAAGWGHPNCRDRLTAYLPGLSISQADFQYNKAAEKERALHRELEREVRAAKRREATAMDDTSRARARRDIADAQTELREFTRETGRKRQSYREQLHFADGRS; encoded by the coding sequence GTGGCGGTGTACGTCCCCGACCCCGACGGCATCCCGGCCGACGAGCTGATCGAGCTGCTCGGCTGGGAGCTGGCGGAGCGGTTCACGGACGCCGAGAACGTGATGCTCGCCGAGGTCGCGCGCCGTGCACGCCAAATCATCCTCCTGGAGGCCGCGGGCATCGAAGCCGCTGACGAGGTCGCCCGGATGCGGGTGTCGCAGGAACTGTCGATGGAGCGGGCGCTCGCGTACCGGGCGCTGCAGGACCTCGCGCGCGACGTCGTCCGCGATATCCGCGACCGGGGCCTCGCCGAGTGGCTGATCGACATCGCAGCGAAGGAGGGCGAGGCGGCGGCCGCGGCACGGCTTCAGCTCGCCCGCCGCATCCCCGGCCGCGTGTTCCCGGGCTCGGCTTTACAGGCGGTCGGCGCGCTCACCCTCGACCTGTCGTCGCGGCTGGAGGCGCTCGAGCAGCGCATCCTCCGCTTCCCGCAGGACGTGTACCAGCAGGTGATCTCCGAGACCGCCCCGCGGGTGCTTCTCGGCGCCGAGAACTACGTGCTCAACCAGCGCACGGCAGTGCAGCGGTTCCTCGACCGCGGCGTGACCGGGTTCGTGGACCAGTCGGGCCGCCGGTGGACGATCGGTGCCTACGCGGAGATGGCCGGCCGCACTGCCTCGGCGCGTGCGTGGAATGACGCGAGCGTGTGGCGGATGCAGCAGGCCGGGCTGAACCTCGTGACTGTGCAGGGCGGGTTCGACGCCTGCAGGAAGTGCGCGCCCTGGATCGGGAAGGTCCTGTCGACGGACGGCACGACGGGCACGATCACGCTCCCCCACGCCACCCAGGACCGCACGCTCACCATCACGATCCACGGGACGGTAGAGCAGGCGCGCGCCGCCGGCTGGGGTCACCCGAACTGCCGCGACCGCCTCACCGCGTACCTCCCCGGGCTGTCCATCTCGCAGGCCGACTTCCAGTACAACAAGGCCGCGGAGAAGGAGCGGGCGCTGCACCGCGAACTTGAGCGCGAGGTGCGTGCCGCGAAGCGCCGAGAAGCGACCGCAATGGACGACACGTCCCGCGCGCGAGCACGCCGCGACATCGCCGACGCTCAGACCGAGCTGCGCGAGTTCACCCGCGAGACGGGTCGGAAACGGCAGTCGTACCGCGAGCAGCTCCACTTCGCCGACGGGCGATCCTGA
- a CDS encoding PBSX family phage terminase large subunit yields MSDVDEAEKSDVLGPQQMRSLRESKARVNIFEGAIRSGKTIVSLLRFLMAVLFASGGVIVVIARTRDSAYRNVFEPLMNPALFGPLARLVHYTAGAPTARILGRTVHVLGASDAKSEKVLRGLTVALAYVDEVTVIPEEFFTQLLGRMSPPKAKLFGTTNPDSPAHWLKAKFLDRIGGTLTGWRSWHFRLDDNPALSEEYKSQIKSEFTGLWYRRFVQGEWVAAEGAIYDMWDPEKHTIPWDDLPPMRELLCAAGDYGTTNPTVFGILGISDEVDEWGNPAPRLILVDEWTYDSKVTHKAVTDAELSEQLRAWLAKGGHTPRDADRRLKPRHTILDPSAASFRVQLHQDGVNSTPADNDVLYGIRLLASLLGSGKYVVARPTEKNPDRGCPRFIQEAPGYAWDPKATVKGEDKPLKVADHSLDQARYGVVTTESIWRHHVKLAA; encoded by the coding sequence ATGAGTGACGTCGACGAGGCGGAGAAGTCGGACGTTCTCGGCCCGCAGCAGATGCGGTCGCTTCGCGAGTCGAAGGCCCGCGTGAACATCTTCGAGGGCGCGATCCGGTCTGGGAAGACGATCGTTTCCCTGCTGCGCTTCCTCATGGCGGTGCTGTTCGCGTCGGGTGGCGTGATCGTGGTGATCGCCCGTACCCGTGATTCCGCGTACCGGAACGTGTTCGAGCCGCTGATGAATCCGGCGCTGTTCGGTCCTCTCGCCCGGCTCGTGCACTACACGGCTGGCGCACCGACAGCGCGCATCCTCGGCCGCACGGTGCATGTCCTCGGCGCGTCCGACGCGAAGTCCGAGAAGGTGCTTCGTGGTCTGACGGTCGCGCTCGCCTACGTCGACGAGGTCACCGTCATCCCCGAGGAGTTCTTCACCCAGCTCCTCGGCCGCATGTCGCCCCCGAAGGCGAAGCTGTTCGGCACGACGAACCCCGACTCCCCTGCGCACTGGCTCAAGGCGAAGTTCCTCGACCGGATCGGTGGGACGCTCACCGGGTGGCGGTCATGGCACTTCCGCCTCGACGACAACCCGGCGCTGTCGGAGGAGTACAAGAGCCAGATCAAGTCCGAGTTCACGGGCCTCTGGTACCGCCGCTTCGTGCAGGGCGAATGGGTTGCAGCTGAGGGCGCGATCTACGACATGTGGGACCCCGAGAAGCACACGATCCCGTGGGACGACCTGCCGCCGATGCGTGAGCTGCTGTGCGCGGCCGGCGACTACGGCACCACGAACCCGACCGTGTTCGGCATCCTCGGGATCAGCGACGAGGTCGATGAGTGGGGCAACCCGGCTCCGCGCCTCATCCTGGTCGACGAGTGGACGTACGACTCGAAGGTCACGCACAAGGCCGTCACCGACGCCGAGCTGTCCGAGCAGTTGCGGGCATGGCTCGCGAAGGGCGGGCACACGCCCCGCGACGCCGACCGGCGCCTCAAGCCGCGACACACGATCCTCGACCCGTCGGCGGCATCATTCCGGGTGCAGCTGCACCAGGACGGCGTGAATTCCACCCCCGCCGACAACGACGTGCTGTACGGCATCCGCCTGCTCGCGTCCCTACTCGGCTCCGGGAAGTACGTCGTCGCCCGCCCCACGGAGAAGAACCCCGACCGCGGCTGCCCCCGTTTCATCCAGGAAGCACCGGGCTATGCCTGGGACCCGAAGGCCACCGTCAAAGGCGAGGACAAGCCGCTCAAGGTCGCCGACCACTCACTCGACCAGGCCCGTTATGGCGTGGTCACCACCGAATCGATCTGGCGTCACCACGTGAAGCTCGCCGCCTGA